A window from Pseudomonas alloputida encodes these proteins:
- a CDS encoding phage tail tube protein, translated as MSSGARQNTYLIPEVTPGVTPLTGAWDTLRLTSNTLSPTVSTQVSDEITESRISQGSVATGVEIAGDLVGELSYGSFDKLLEAAFYGTWAANVLTVGDTRRTFTIAKNFADVGVYTLFKGMHVSTFALDVPSDGKVTATFTMAGLDYADGDTNTVATVNPPTTTPFMSNINVGTLTVDGQSLEGVACVSALTVNLDNGLQAQRCIGTDKLGPGAQIATEAAVTGSITLAWSQRAWQIWKNSFTRGTVAVAFPITDSEGNRYTLDFPSLEVDGDLPSGGKRDLIEVTLNYTVAKVAPTITRAPYVAPTSVAVAPPTATIAVAGTQQLTATVSPAGAQQDVIWTSSAPGKATVSGTGLVTGVASGSATITATSKWDGTKLGTSTITVS; from the coding sequence ATGAGTTCCGGCGCAAGACAGAACACCTACCTGATCCCGGAAGTCACTCCGGGTGTAACACCCCTCACCGGCGCGTGGGATACCCTGCGCCTGACCAGCAACACCCTGTCGCCGACCGTCAGCACTCAGGTCAGCGATGAGATCACCGAATCGCGCATCAGTCAGGGCTCTGTAGCCACTGGCGTCGAGATTGCTGGCGACCTGGTCGGCGAGCTGTCTTATGGCAGCTTCGACAAGCTGCTGGAGGCGGCCTTCTACGGAACTTGGGCTGCCAACGTGCTGACCGTAGGCGACACCCGGCGCACCTTCACCATTGCCAAGAACTTCGCGGATGTCGGCGTGTACACCCTGTTCAAGGGCATGCACGTTTCGACCTTCGCGCTGGATGTTCCGTCCGATGGCAAGGTGACAGCCACTTTCACCATGGCCGGTTTGGACTACGCCGATGGCGACACCAACACCGTCGCCACCGTCAACCCGCCGACCACCACTCCGTTCATGTCGAACATCAACGTCGGCACCCTGACGGTCGATGGTCAGTCGCTGGAAGGCGTGGCCTGCGTCTCAGCACTTACCGTCAACCTCGACAACGGCCTGCAAGCGCAGCGCTGCATCGGCACCGACAAACTCGGTCCCGGTGCGCAGATTGCCACCGAAGCCGCCGTCACCGGCAGCATCACCCTGGCCTGGTCGCAGCGCGCCTGGCAGATCTGGAAGAACAGCTTCACCCGGGGCACCGTCGCGGTGGCCTTCCCGATCACCGACAGCGAAGGAAACCGCTACACCCTGGACTTCCCGTCGCTGGAAGTGGACGGAGATCTGCCGAGCGGCGGCAAGCGTGACCTGATCGAAGTCACCCTGAACTACACCGTGGCCAAGGTGGCGCCGACCATCACCCGCGCGCCGTATGTGGCGCCGACCAGTGTGGCTGTGGCGCCACCTACCGCGACCATCGCAGTGGCCGGCACCCAGCAGCTCACCGCCACCGTGTCGCCGGCTGGCGCCCAGCAGGATGTTATCTGGACCAGCTCTGCGCCAGGCAAGGCGACGGTCAGCGGCACCGGTCTGGTCACCGGCGTGGCCTCTGGCTCGGCAACCATCACCGCGACCAGCAAATGGGACGGCACCA
- a CDS encoding KilA-N domain-containing protein, with translation MNASNVIPFHYQGQAVRFNSDGWINATDVAKRFGKRPIDWLRLPASISYLKALARALGLDTEVGKSHFGLVEAIKGGKGQGTWLHPKLAVAFARWLDDDFAVWCDLHIDALLRGELNEKQQFDRACRALDDAREVASLSGRELARWRNKKPGLEHQVEYWRDQLQMTLGLDAA, from the coding sequence ATGAATGCAAGCAACGTCATTCCGTTTCACTACCAAGGCCAAGCCGTTCGCTTCAATAGCGACGGGTGGATCAATGCCACCGATGTGGCCAAGCGTTTCGGCAAGCGCCCGATCGACTGGCTGCGCCTGCCCGCAAGCATTAGCTACCTCAAGGCGCTGGCAAGAGCGCTGGGCCTGGACACCGAAGTGGGAAAATCTCACTTCGGTCTTGTCGAGGCAATAAAGGGCGGGAAGGGGCAGGGCACCTGGCTTCACCCAAAACTGGCTGTGGCATTCGCTCGTTGGCTCGACGATGACTTTGCCGTCTGGTGCGACCTGCACATTGACGCCCTGTTGCGTGGCGAGCTGAACGAAAAGCAGCAGTTCGACCGAGCTTGCCGGGCCTTGGATGACGCAAGGGAGGTCGCAAGCCTGAGCGGCCGTGAGCTCGCCCGGTGGCGCAACAAAAAGCCGGGACTGGAACATCAGGTCGAATACTGGCGCGATCAGCTCCAGATGACCTTGGGGCTCGATGCCGCGTGA
- a CDS encoding DUF4128 domain-containing protein, whose protein sequence is MTYEQIRLAIVSRMKAFTGIAQDRIFYPNAQVPAQNLDTSGVFKPPADGLWCRLSIGHATAFMAGMADKPYTRKPGIITVQCFARLQTGIGGLNQLADALEAHFAYWSSGELECLETSQIDTGEYEGFYQINVNTRFRAG, encoded by the coding sequence ATGACCTATGAACAGATCAGGCTGGCCATCGTCAGCCGCATGAAGGCTTTCACTGGCATCGCGCAGGACCGGATCTTCTACCCGAACGCCCAGGTTCCGGCACAGAACCTCGACACCTCGGGCGTCTTCAAGCCACCCGCTGACGGCCTGTGGTGCAGGCTGAGCATCGGCCACGCCACGGCCTTCATGGCCGGCATGGCTGATAAGCCGTACACCCGCAAGCCGGGCATCATCACCGTGCAGTGCTTCGCTCGCCTGCAGACCGGCATCGGCGGCCTGAACCAGCTGGCTGACGCCCTAGAGGCGCACTTCGCCTACTGGAGCAGTGGCGAGCTGGAGTGCCTGGAAACCAGCCAGATCGATACTGGCGAGTACGAAGGCTTCTACCAGATCAACGTAAACACCCGGTTCCGCGCCGGCTGA